The sequence below is a genomic window from Thermoflavifilum sp..
TATCTTCCCGATCCACTTGCCCTGCTTTTTTCGCACTTCTATGCTTAACTTATTGGCTGAGAAAAAAGCAGTTTCAATTCCGGTGAAAAAAGCCGTCAACAGGAGCAGGATAATGACAACGAGGCCAGAAGTCTGATAGGTATCCATACCGGGACTTAACCAAAATTACTGAATTTCTTTGTTTAGCGTACGGGAGATGAAGGGGGCTACAGCAGCCTCGGCCTGAGCAAGCGCATGTTCCAGTGTGTCGTTGTAAATAATATGGTGAAATTTAGGAGCGTAACTCAATTCATCGGCGGCTTTGCTCAGGCGTTCCTCCAGTGAAATGGAAGTTTCTGAACCTCGTTTGAGAAGCCTTTCCCGGAGTACTTCCAGCGAGGGCGGTTGAATGAAAAGGGAAAGCGATTCAGGATATTTTTCCAGGAGATGCAGTGCCCCTCGCACGTCAATATCCACGAGCGGTATCTGATGGTTGTTCCAGATGCGTTCCAGTTCACTTATCAAGGTGCCATAATACTTGCCTTCATATACCATTTCATATTCCGCAAAAGCGCCCTGCCTGATTTTCTCTTGAAAGGCCTCCGGTGTCAGGAAATAATAATCGCGGCCGTTTACTTCATGCTGGCGAGGAGGGCGGGTACAGGCCGATACGGAGAAATCCAGTTCGGGAAAACGTTTCAGCAGATGATGAACAATCGTGGTTTTCCCTGATCCAGATGGCGCCGTGACAATAACGAGAGGATGAAATGCTGGATGATCCATGTCTATTATGCCTCTATTCTGCGGATACGGGCGCCCAGTACACGCAGGCGTTCATCAATCGCTTCATAGCCGCGATCAATTTGTTCCACATTCTGGATGATACTGGTTCCTTCGGCACTCAATGCGGCTATCAGCAGGGCAACTCCAGCCCGTATATCGGGGGAGCTCATGGTAATGCCCCTTAACAGGTATTCCCAGTCCAGGCCAATCACCACCGCCCGGTGTGGATCACATAAGATAATCCGGGCGCCCATATCCAGCAGCTTATCTACAAAAAACAATCGGCTTTCAAACATTTTTTGATGAATCAGTACACTTCCTCTGGCCTGTGTAGCCACCACCAGCATAATGCTCAGCAAATCGGGGGTAAAACCCGGCCAGGGATGATCGTATATCGTAGGGATCGACCCATCCAGAAAATGCTGGATTTGATAATGTTCCTGACGGGGCACCACAATATCGTCGCCCTCGATAACCACCTGAATACCCAGCTGACGGAACTTCTGGGGAATCTGCCCAAGATGCTTCACGCCGGCTTGTTGAATCCGGATCTCACCCCGGGTCATGGCAGCCATACCGATGAAAGACCCGATTTCGATCATGTCGGGCAGGATGTGATGGGTACAGCCTCCCAGTTGATCAACCCCTTCGATGGTCAGCAAATTCGAGCCGATACCCGAGATCCTGGCGCCCATTCGAACGAGCATATGGCAGAGCTGTTGCACATAGGGCTCGCAAGCCGCATGATAAAGTGTGGTATGGCCTCTGGCGCATACGGCGGCCATGATTAGATTGGCTGTACCTGTTACAGATGGCTCGTCGAGCAACACGTAATTACCCTGCAATCCCGAGGTTTCCAGCAAATAATAAAATTCTTCATATTGAAATCTGGCACCTAGCTGTTGTAATCCCAGCAAATGGACGTCGAGTCGGCGACGGCCTATCTTGTCGCCACCCGGACTGGGCATGATGGCTCGCCCCCAGCGCGCCAGCAACGGGCCGGCTAATAACACAATACCCCTGAGGCGAGAAGATTTTTTACGGAAATCAGGAGTCTTCAGGTAATCAAAATCGATGGCCCTTGCCCGAAATGTACAACTGTGGCGGTCATGCCGCTGAATGTCAACACCCAGATCATGCAGAATCTCAATCATCAGGTTCACATCCGCGATATCCGGAATATTGTAAATGGTAACTGGCTCTTCGGTAAGCAGTGTTGCAGCAATGACCTGCAGGGCTTCATTTTTGGCTCCCTGCGGTACAATGGTTCCATGAAGCGCCGTTCCACCGGTGACTTCAAGGATCGTACTCACTTGTTGCGATTTTTATACTTGTTATGGTACTTATTGAACGAACCGCTTTTTCCGTTGTATTTATTGAAACGGCGTTTCGTATTCCGATAGGGTTCTCCCGAACTTATCATGGGCACCCCCGGCTGATAGTCGAGCTGGTTATGGGTAATGGCGGCCAGCTCACTGCGAATCATATCATCATGTACGTTTTCTTTATGCCAGTTGCTATAAGCGAGTTTCATATAGTTGCCGATGACCTGAGCGAAGGCTGCACGCTTATCGGGATCGGGTTCCTGAAGTGCTTTTTCAATGAGCATTTCCAGATTCTTGCCTAAATGACTATAACGCGGGTGACGCTTGGGATAAGGTAGCGGAGCTGGTTTTGGCTTCAAGGATTCGCGTGTAGGTTTAGGATAAGGTGAGTCCACGTCTAATTTGAAATCAGATATTAAAAACAAATGATCCCATAGTTTGTGCCGAAAATCTTCCACATTGCGAAGATGGGGATTAAGCGTGCCCATCAGTTCTATGACCGCCAGTGCATTGCGCTGTCGTTTTTCCCTGTCTTCAATGGTGAGCAGGTATTCAATCATTTTCTGAATGTTCCGCCCATACTCCCGAATCACCAGGGGGGTGCGGGTGGTATTATATTCCATGCAGAAGCTTTTTGCAAACCTACGAATTATTTTACAGCGCCAAGTAGCTTTTGAGACAGAAAGGATAACTTTGAAACAAAATCGGTTTATCAATGGACTTGTCCCTGGAAGGCAAAACGGCCTGCATTGGCGGCGCATCTCAGGGCATAGGACTGGCTTCGGCTATCGCTTTATCCCGATTGGGCGCCAGCTGTATACTCCTGTCGAGAAATGAAAAACGCCTGCGAGAAGCCGTTGAACAGCTGGATCGTTCGTGGAATCAGCAGCATCGGTATATACCCGTGGATTTCAGCCTAACCGATCAAGTAAAAGCTGTTGCCCGTACACTTGAAAAGCAAGACCCGGTACATATTCTCGTCAACAACAGCGGCGGGCCAGCTCCCGGCCCCCTGATGGAGGCAAGGCCAGAGGCATTTGAATCGGCCTTCCGGGAACACCTTATAGCCAGTCAACTGTTCGTACAGGCACTGGTTCCCGGCATGATGGCAAGTGGCTACGGCCGCATCATTAATATCCTGTCCACTTCTGTAAAGACGCCCCTTGTCGGATTGGGTGTATCCACGGCTGTGCGCTGGGCCATGGCGGGCTGGGCAAAGGTGCTGGCTACAGAGCTGGCGCCTTCAGGTATTACGGTAAACTGCATATTGCCGGGTTCTACCCTCACCGACAGACTGGAACAATTATTTGAAGATACCGCGCATCGCCTGCAACTGCCGCTGGAGGAGGTGAAACGAAAGGCGCAACAGGACATCCCCATGAAACGATTTGCAGCACCCATGGAAATTGCACAGGCAGTGGCATTCCTGGCCAGTCCCGCTGCAGCCTATATCACCGGAGTATTTTTACAGGTTGATGGAGGAAAAACGCCCGTGGGATAAAATAAAAAGTTATTCTTTTCCATTTTTCACGGGAATGGCAGCATCCTCCGTATCAATAGAAACGCTGCGGCTGAAGCTTTCTTCCAGAGAAATGAAGGTTTCGGTGCGCTCAATGCCTTTTACCTTCTGTAATTCATCGTGCAATACCCGCCTCAGTTGTTGAATATCCCGGCATACCACTTCGGCAAATATGCTGTAGTTACCGGTCGTGTAATTTACCCGTACAATTTCGGGGATTCTTCTCAACTCTTTCACCACGCTGTCGTAAAGCGAACTCTTTTCCAGATAAATGCCCACGAAGGCGGTTACATCGTATCCGATTTTTTTTAAATCCACCTGCAGGCGGGTACCCTTTACGATGCCTAATTCCTGCAGTTTTTTCATGCGAACATGAATCGTACCGCCTGAAACAAACAATTTTTTCCCCAGGTCGGCATACGATATGCCGGCATCATTCATCATTTCATTGATGATTTTCAGATCAAGTTTGTCGATATTCAATGAGCTGGCCATTTTGAAAATCTATTTTAGATAATAGTTAATTATTATTTAATTTATTAAATAAAATCGATAATATTAAAATTAAGATTAAAAAAATTGCAACAAAACGGAAAAGTATTTAAATTTGCATCAGTTCTTCTGATTATGTAGAGTGATGAAACTGGCAGACATGCCCTCTTGTCTCGGGGGTGGGGAGTACAGGATAAACCCGGCATAATCCCGGCTTGTCCGGGATGGGGTTGACCACTAAACTTCTTATGTGCCGGAGCTAACTGCCCCGTGGAGGTTCGAATCCTCCCTCTACAGCTTTCCCGCAGCCACTGCACAGGCAGTGGCTTTTTGTTTTGTTCCCCGGGGTTAATCGCTGCGGCGCGGCCAGATAGATTCATAAACCATTCGCTGTTGTATGTAAATATAACTTGCTTAGCGGTATTTTCATATACATTAAAACTTGTATTTTACTCGTTTACCAGATAAATTGCTTCGTTTGCTGATTTTCACGGGCTGAAAATACGAATGCATTTTAAATTTGAACTGGTTTTTCATAGGATATGGTTAAGTTATTTGAGCAGAGGGCTGTTGTCTAACAGCCCTTCATTTTATCTGCGGTTGCGGGTGCTGATGTAGCTTTGTAATATGGCGCATAAAAAATTGATTCGGTTTGAAGAAATCAAACATTTTCCCAATGTGTTGAGTTTTCCGGAAGGAATGGCCGGAAACTGGCATCGTTTTTTTCAAAATGATTTCCCCATCGTGCTGGATCTGGGGTGTGGAAAGGGAGAATATAGCCTGGGACTGGCACGTATGTACGATAAACTAAACGCCATCGGGGTAGATGTAAAAGGAAATCGGATATGGAAGGGGGCCAGGATGGCGCTGGATGAGCAGCTGAGTAGGGTTGCCTTTCTGCGCATTCAAATTGAGCAGCTGGTTATGTATTTTGCCCGGGGAGAGGTTTCTGCTATCTGGATCCCGTTTCCAGATCCGCATCCAAGAAAATCCAGAGCTAAAAAAAGGCTCACCCATCCTCGATTTCTGTGGCAATACCAGCAGATTTTACAACCGGACGGGCTGATTCATCTGAAAACCGATTCAACAGAACTATTTGATTTTACCCTGGACATCATCCACCAAACCGGATGCAGGATTTTTTCCATACAGGACGACGTGCCGGAAAACGCTGCCGGAGCGCTTGGCATCCAGACGTATTACGAGCGCCTGCATCGGGCAGAAGGCAAAAAAATTCACTATCTTTCTTTTGCCTTACCCGATAACCCCGAAGCATTTGAACCCTGGGGCGGCATTACCCTTTCTGCTATACAGGCGCAACAGGACCTGCGTTCCAGGCATCAAATCACAATCAATCCTATGCATGATGAAAACACAAACTAAAATCCAGCGCTCGACCCCATCCAGCTTTCTGGACCGGGTATATGAACTGGTGCGCAGGGTGCCTCGCGGCAGGGTTACGACCTATGGAGCTATTGCCGAAGCGTGTGGAATGCGTATCTCGGCCCGCATGGTGGGATGGGCCATGAATCTATCGCATCGGGTATCGCCCGCCGTCCCGGCCCACCGGGTGGTGAACCGAAATGGACGCTTAACCGGTAAACACCATTTTGCTACACCCACCCTGATGCAAGAATTGCTCGAACAGGAAGGTGTTCGCGTGGTAAACGATCAAGTCGTAAATTTTGCAGAGGTCTTCTGGGATCCGCGTCAACATCAATAAGCCAGATGAACATGAAAACCAGTACACCTAAAATATTAAAACTGGATGAACAACAACTCGTTGAACAGTTCTTTGAATCAACCCATTTGATTGGAATTGTATCCGACCTGCCCGACTATCAGCTGTGCTGGCATTTGAATCAGGACCTGAATATGGATTTTCGGGTGAATCATGATCTGGAAATCGCATGGAAGCAAAATCGAAGAACTTATTATTTTACCCTGTTTGAATACCTGGATACTCGTTTGCTGAACCTGCATTACCTGTACAACAATCATAAACAGGGAATTGCATTGCTTCCTGAAGTGAAACACCTCAATTACATCTGGCTCGTCAAGGGAACGAATTTTACAACAAACGACAGGGAAGATTTGTTGATAACATTAAAACAACTTCCCTATATCAGAATGGCCGTTGTGCTTTTCCAGGAAGAACTCAAAAACCGATGTAATTTGATATTGTAAAATCAAAAAAACAGCATGATGATGTGGGAAGAAAGAGATAATCAACTGGTGCGCACATTTGTGTTTCGCGACTTTTCTGAAGCATTCGCCTTCATGACGCGCGTGGCTATGCTTGCCGAAAAAATGGATCATCATCCATACTGGGAAAATGTGTATAACAAGGTTACCATTTACCTGACCACCCACGATGCGGGCAATACCATAACCGAAAAAGACAGGCAACTGGCTCAAGCTATCGATGCATTGTTAAATACTTAAAACCATTTCGTGCACGAATGTTAACTCGTGGCGGATAAGAATCTTAACGTGTTTTCGCCATTCGCCAAGAGATGAATTCATAAAAATGCTGATATTGTTCAGCGCGGGCAAATGAAATATTTTTGTTTTAAACAGGAAAAATTACTCCTGTTCTGCTTTATGGCAATCTTGTGGCTATGTAGCAGAACAGCAACTGCCGGAGCTTTTCAGGCCGATACGCTCATGTTATCTCAATCTTTCACCGATACCGCGCTCGATATTAAATCTTATACAGCCACATTCAACGATTCAGCACATACATTTTCCATCGAACAAATCATTCACCAATATTTTCTTTCGCCGCGTAATTTTCACGATATTCCATGGCCCAATCCTTCGATACACGATTTCTGGCTCAAAATATCTATATTCAATCCGGGTGTACAACGCGATGATATATACTGGTATGCTGGCTATCCTGATCATGCCTATTTCTATGCACCCCAACCAGATGGCACCTACCGCCTCACAGCAAAAGCCGGATTAATGGAAAAAGGTAGTGGATGGGAAAAATGGAACCGCTTCGCCTTTCTTTTACATCTTCCTGCTAACAGCACCAGCACATTTTATCTGCATATTATCAACCAATATGATGTTGAAAACCCGCTTTTTTCAAAGCTTTATCCTGTAGATGCCTGGAATCAATTTGCCCTGCAGCAGGATTTGCAATTTACGCCTTTGAGTCAATGGGTTTTTTTTATAAGCGGATTGCTGTGCATCATAGGTGTTCTGGCTATTATAGGTTACATAAAAACCCATGAAAAAGCATACGTTATTTTAGGACTATTTTCGCTTGCCTTAATACTGTATTTTTTCGCGCAA
It includes:
- the gmk gene encoding guanylate kinase, yielding MDHPAFHPLVIVTAPSGSGKTTIVHHLLKRFPELDFSVSACTRPPRQHEVNGRDYYFLTPEAFQEKIRQGAFAEYEMVYEGKYYGTLISELERIWNNHQIPLVDIDVRGALHLLEKYPESLSLFIQPPSLEVLRERLLKRGSETSISLEERLSKAADELSYAPKFHHIIYNDTLEHALAQAEAAVAPFISRTLNKEIQ
- the murA gene encoding UDP-N-acetylglucosamine 1-carboxyvinyltransferase, which encodes MSTILEVTGGTALHGTIVPQGAKNEALQVIAATLLTEEPVTIYNIPDIADVNLMIEILHDLGVDIQRHDRHSCTFRARAIDFDYLKTPDFRKKSSRLRGIVLLAGPLLARWGRAIMPSPGGDKIGRRRLDVHLLGLQQLGARFQYEEFYYLLETSGLQGNYVLLDEPSVTGTANLIMAAVCARGHTTLYHAACEPYVQQLCHMLVRMGARISGIGSNLLTIEGVDQLGGCTHHILPDMIEIGSFIGMAAMTRGEIRIQQAGVKHLGQIPQKFRQLGIQVVIEGDDIVVPRQEHYQIQHFLDGSIPTIYDHPWPGFTPDLLSIMLVVATQARGSVLIHQKMFESRLFFVDKLLDMGARIILCDPHRAVVIGLDWEYLLRGITMSSPDIRAGVALLIAALSAEGTSIIQNVEQIDRGYEAIDERLRVLGARIRRIEA
- a CDS encoding DUF4290 domain-containing protein is translated as MEYNTTRTPLVIREYGRNIQKMIEYLLTIEDREKRQRNALAVIELMGTLNPHLRNVEDFRHKLWDHLFLISDFKLDVDSPYPKPTRESLKPKPAPLPYPKRHPRYSHLGKNLEMLIEKALQEPDPDKRAAFAQVIGNYMKLAYSNWHKENVHDDMIRSELAAITHNQLDYQPGVPMISSGEPYRNTKRRFNKYNGKSGSFNKYHNKYKNRNK
- a CDS encoding SDR family oxidoreductase, with translation MDLSLEGKTACIGGASQGIGLASAIALSRLGASCILLSRNEKRLREAVEQLDRSWNQQHRYIPVDFSLTDQVKAVARTLEKQDPVHILVNNSGGPAPGPLMEARPEAFESAFREHLIASQLFVQALVPGMMASGYGRIINILSTSVKTPLVGLGVSTAVRWAMAGWAKVLATELAPSGITVNCILPGSTLTDRLEQLFEDTAHRLQLPLEEVKRKAQQDIPMKRFAAPMEIAQAVAFLASPAAAYITGVFLQVDGGKTPVG
- a CDS encoding Lrp/AsnC ligand binding domain-containing protein, whose translation is MASSLNIDKLDLKIINEMMNDAGISYADLGKKLFVSGGTIHVRMKKLQELGIVKGTRLQVDLKKIGYDVTAFVGIYLEKSSLYDSVVKELRRIPEIVRVNYTTGNYSIFAEVVCRDIQQLRRVLHDELQKVKGIERTETFISLEESFSRSVSIDTEDAAIPVKNGKE
- the trmB gene encoding tRNA (guanosine(46)-N7)-methyltransferase TrmB, translated to MAHKKLIRFEEIKHFPNVLSFPEGMAGNWHRFFQNDFPIVLDLGCGKGEYSLGLARMYDKLNAIGVDVKGNRIWKGARMALDEQLSRVAFLRIQIEQLVMYFARGEVSAIWIPFPDPHPRKSRAKKRLTHPRFLWQYQQILQPDGLIHLKTDSTELFDFTLDIIHQTGCRIFSIQDDVPENAAGALGIQTYYERLHRAEGKKIHYLSFALPDNPEAFEPWGGITLSAIQAQQDLRSRHQITINPMHDENTN
- a CDS encoding MGMT family protein, translating into MMKTQTKIQRSTPSSFLDRVYELVRRVPRGRVTTYGAIAEACGMRISARMVGWAMNLSHRVSPAVPAHRVVNRNGRLTGKHHFATPTLMQELLEQEGVRVVNDQVVNFAEVFWDPRQHQ
- a CDS encoding IPExxxVDY family protein, whose protein sequence is MKTSTPKILKLDEQQLVEQFFESTHLIGIVSDLPDYQLCWHLNQDLNMDFRVNHDLEIAWKQNRRTYYFTLFEYLDTRLLNLHYLYNNHKQGIALLPEVKHLNYIWLVKGTNFTTNDREDLLITLKQLPYIRMAVVLFQEELKNRCNLIL
- a CDS encoding 4a-hydroxytetrahydrobiopterin dehydratase yields the protein MMMWEERDNQLVRTFVFRDFSEAFAFMTRVAMLAEKMDHHPYWENVYNKVTIYLTTHDAGNTITEKDRQLAQAIDALLNT